From a region of the Nitrospira sp. genome:
- a CDS encoding DNA adenine methylase: MRYFGSKATTVERVYELIAKRVPSGTFCDAFGGLGFVGSHFKSKGYKVWTGDILTFAHYFQLARIQLDRTVSFRRLRSMMRLDTIGDVVGSLNALTPRNGWLVEEYAKKRRFFTLENAMRAQSCRLQIDAWSRKKCLSDHERAVLLASLINSMDRVANTAGTYYAYLKSWHRKALLPFRFELIRPAKGNPDCSSILADARDLVALQKFDVLYLDPPYNERSYATYYHLPESIAKGSRPRTHGKSGMPNQDMAVSAFNRPAKALNALEELVEAAKFRLLAFHYSDDGHISRSQLRSLFSRYGKVEEFIVRSKGYTTLREPRTIKHRLYLVNRG; the protein is encoded by the coding sequence ATGAGGTACTTCGGGTCCAAGGCAACTACAGTTGAACGAGTGTACGAGCTGATTGCCAAGCGAGTGCCGTCAGGTACTTTTTGTGACGCATTCGGCGGGCTTGGTTTTGTTGGGTCTCACTTTAAGAGCAAAGGATACAAAGTTTGGACTGGAGACATTCTCACATTCGCGCACTATTTTCAGCTGGCTCGAATACAACTAGACCGAACGGTGTCCTTCAGACGATTGAGGTCGATGATGCGATTGGATACGATAGGAGATGTTGTCGGTTCCTTGAACGCCCTAACGCCCAGAAATGGATGGCTTGTCGAAGAATATGCCAAGAAAAGAAGATTTTTTACTCTCGAGAACGCCATGCGTGCTCAATCATGTCGATTGCAGATTGATGCATGGTCAAGGAAAAAGTGTTTGAGTGACCACGAGCGTGCTGTCCTCCTAGCCTCTCTAATCAACAGCATGGATCGAGTTGCCAACACTGCCGGGACTTACTATGCTTACCTTAAGTCTTGGCATAGGAAGGCACTTTTGCCGTTTCGGTTCGAATTGATCCGGCCGGCTAAGGGAAACCCGGACTGTTCTTCTATTCTTGCCGACGCTAGAGATCTTGTTGCTCTGCAAAAATTCGATGTTCTGTATCTGGATCCACCTTACAACGAACGCTCCTACGCGACGTATTATCATTTGCCCGAATCGATAGCGAAAGGTTCTCGGCCACGCACTCACGGAAAGTCTGGTATGCCAAACCAAGATATGGCCGTCTCTGCCTTTAACAGGCCAGCAAAGGCTCTTAACGCGCTAGAAGAGCTTGTAGAGGCAGCTAAGTTTAGACTCCTAGCATTCCACTACTCTGATGACGGCCATATCAGTAGGTCTCAGCTCAGAAGTTTGTTTAGCCGCTATGGAAAGGTGGAGGAGTTTATAGTGCGCAGTAAAGGGTACACAACGCTGAGAGAACCCAGAACAATAAAACATCGGCTTTATTTGGTTAACCGTGGCTGA
- a CDS encoding HAD family phosphatase, translated as MADPLPNWDTHDVRSLEVFSKIRLVAVDLDGTLLHGNVSTLGRIQNLRRSLAHHQYKVNLTLATGRTLAGVHQTLGLLSLPKGVPLILYNGSVIIRNGTFHELVKRTISNNSLRKIVELTSEHPVSTLAYFYQTPFFQLDGGNESREYVLGWTTITPVEREFNGMEVRWERSTDVHEDYSPSAIIIDPNGDMMLSKSIESHLSKIDDVSVTKSGSGLLEVRPYGSNKGIALREVASFLGLSKENVLALGDNDNDAEMLAWAGIGVTISNGSTSALDNSDYVCRYGVAKGAVEVLRLVRNSRRYFVRPEGVETIHE; from the coding sequence GTGGCTGATCCTTTGCCAAATTGGGATACTCACGATGTTAGGAGTCTTGAAGTATTTTCAAAGATTCGTCTGGTCGCAGTGGACCTCGACGGTACGCTCCTCCACGGAAATGTCTCAACTCTGGGAAGGATTCAGAATCTCCGACGTAGTCTTGCTCATCACCAGTATAAAGTAAATCTGACCCTGGCAACCGGAAGGACGTTGGCTGGAGTTCACCAAACGCTTGGCCTTTTATCACTACCCAAGGGCGTCCCTCTCATTCTCTACAATGGGAGTGTAATTATAAGGAACGGAACATTCCACGAACTGGTTAAGAGGACCATCTCCAATAACAGTCTCCGAAAGATTGTGGAACTTACCTCGGAGCACCCTGTTAGTACCCTTGCCTATTTTTATCAAACCCCCTTCTTTCAACTAGATGGTGGTAACGAATCGCGGGAGTATGTATTGGGGTGGACGACAATAACGCCTGTCGAGCGAGAATTTAATGGCATGGAAGTTAGGTGGGAAAGGTCAACGGATGTTCATGAAGATTATTCTCCATCCGCAATAATCATTGATCCCAATGGGGATATGATGTTGAGCAAGAGCATTGAGTCGCATTTGAGTAAGATCGACGATGTTTCTGTTACAAAGAGCGGCTCAGGTCTCTTGGAGGTCCGCCCTTATGGCAGTAACAAAGGTATAGCTTTAAGGGAAGTCGCTAGCTTTCTAGGATTGTCAAAAGAGAATGTACTGGCTCTTGGGGATAACGACAATGATGCTGAAATGCTGGCATGGGCCGGAATAGGAGTAACAATATCAAATGGATCAACTTCTGCTCTAGATAATAGTGATTACGTCTGTAGGTATGGTGTCGCCAAGGGGGCCGTAGAGGTTTTGCGTTTAGTGAGAAATTCTAGACGGTATTTTGTTCGGCCGGAGGGGGTGGAGACCATCCATGAGTGA